The following are encoded together in the Aerococcus mictus genome:
- a CDS encoding immunoglobulin-like domain-containing protein, whose translation MENKNILRLMTKSALLLSAFSVGGVLAESAGINVPLQTIAQAASAPTIWGVHPGLVSDGQQLNLLHGIEAHDETDGDISRNIKVSHNIDYNKNGTYDVTYSVTNSQGQTATAKTTVTVQLPNWRQQLDQLGYQANRVENNLNELKDKLPDQIVNEIQPQIKGINDKIRELSEKDRLLADDLEELRARITQAEKNIDGLKGADQELANKIGDLKVNLGKLGSQVDGLQNQVKQHEQRLDDLEPRMFRVETNLALTIERVAYLEEKTKWLEDDLRLLEGKFNDEANRLQKEIDSNKAKIADLNGKIAELKGEVAKNSGDIDQLFNRITQLNKDIDGIENQLSKHGAEISELFTKLGDSEAGLNHAKDRIKALEDQNNQLAEKAKQISDQLGNNKEELMNEIKANTEAIQGLKEKASALEEQANGQDKKADQIQKGINDLNDVINRLGEKLNTNGQTIAYLNLRMSKIEDGLQGTQNELVKLDDQITKLNDLINQSNHKNSEAFKDLSNQINTLANQSGELKGRMTGILDKIKNNNADLDKVADEVTALERDAEQLNQKASVQTDRINTLESTANQLQNQIADADQKLSSLEADQAKLEEQAKSLEGKRDNESQALKELIDKNRDSLDQLKEQVTFLKNNFDKLLGDQHALQGSVDNINGALDQLQKQVNKIADNEGKLLQKIEGLEDTGNEVEKIAEDIAKKIKDLKNGQEGIQKSVDQTNYLTSKDNNPNSEDNKQENPRLTENDKASLDSKNNEDKRSSKAKDNTIQGKQTETPNNELKSNQSNDKTPKQEKVDKKSTTSDDKKQDSKEESKEGKDKSLDQSNKGKDKSLDQSGKGKALPETGTKNPIYLLFSGLAVVAIAGVLWAMGVFNKKDKKKNDK comes from the coding sequence ATGGAAAACAAAAATATCTTACGGTTAATGACTAAAAGTGCTTTGCTTTTAAGCGCTTTCTCTGTAGGTGGTGTTTTAGCAGAGAGTGCTGGAATTAATGTACCGTTACAAACCATCGCTCAAGCAGCTTCAGCTCCTACAATCTGGGGTGTTCATCCAGGTTTAGTAAGCGATGGACAACAATTAAATTTATTACATGGTATTGAAGCACATGATGAAACAGATGGGGATATTAGTCGTAATATTAAAGTCTCTCATAATATTGACTATAACAAGAACGGTACATATGATGTTACTTATTCAGTAACAAACTCACAAGGGCAAACAGCAACAGCAAAAACGACTGTTACTGTTCAATTACCAAACTGGCGACAACAACTCGATCAGCTTGGATATCAAGCAAATCGGGTTGAAAATAACTTAAATGAATTAAAAGATAAATTGCCAGATCAAATTGTTAATGAAATCCAACCCCAAATTAAAGGGATTAATGATAAAATCCGAGAATTAAGTGAAAAAGATCGCTTATTAGCTGATGATCTTGAAGAATTAAGAGCGCGTATTACTCAAGCAGAAAAGAATATTGATGGGCTAAAAGGCGCTGACCAAGAGCTAGCTAATAAAATCGGTGATCTAAAAGTTAACTTAGGAAAATTAGGTTCTCAAGTTGACGGGTTACAAAATCAAGTCAAACAGCATGAACAACGTTTAGATGATCTTGAACCCCGTATGTTCCGAGTAGAAACAAATCTTGCTTTAACTATTGAACGTGTCGCCTACTTAGAGGAAAAGACAAAATGGTTAGAAGATGATCTTCGCTTACTAGAAGGAAAATTCAATGATGAAGCAAATCGTCTTCAAAAAGAAATTGATAGCAATAAAGCAAAAATCGCAGACCTCAATGGAAAAATTGCTGAATTAAAAGGAGAGGTTGCGAAAAATTCAGGAGATATTGATCAATTATTTAATCGTATCACCCAATTGAATAAGGATATTGACGGTATTGAAAATCAATTAAGCAAGCATGGCGCTGAAATTAGCGAATTGTTCACTAAATTAGGTGATTCTGAGGCAGGCTTAAATCATGCTAAGGATCGTATTAAAGCCTTGGAAGATCAGAATAATCAGTTAGCGGAAAAAGCCAAACAAATTTCTGATCAACTTGGTAATAATAAAGAAGAACTAATGAATGAGATTAAGGCTAATACTGAAGCTATTCAAGGTCTTAAAGAAAAAGCAAGTGCTTTAGAAGAACAAGCCAATGGTCAAGACAAAAAGGCTGATCAAATTCAAAAAGGTATTAATGACCTTAACGATGTTATTAATCGATTAGGAGAAAAACTAAATACTAATGGCCAAACGATTGCTTATTTAAATTTGAGAATGAGTAAGATCGAAGATGGTCTACAAGGCACTCAAAATGAATTAGTAAAATTGGATGATCAAATCACTAAACTTAATGATCTTATTAATCAATCCAATCATAAAAATTCTGAGGCATTTAAAGATTTATCTAATCAGATCAATACTTTAGCCAACCAATCAGGTGAGTTAAAGGGTAGAATGACAGGGATCTTAGATAAAATTAAGAATAATAATGCTGATTTAGATAAAGTGGCTGATGAAGTAACCGCTCTTGAAAGAGATGCAGAACAACTTAACCAAAAAGCTTCAGTTCAAACCGATCGAATCAATACATTAGAAAGCACAGCAAATCAACTTCAAAATCAAATTGCTGATGCAGATCAAAAATTATCCTCTCTAGAAGCCGATCAAGCGAAGTTAGAAGAGCAAGCAAAATCTCTAGAAGGTAAGAGGGATAATGAGAGTCAAGCTCTTAAAGAATTGATTGATAAAAACCGTGACTCATTAGATCAATTAAAAGAACAAGTGACTTTCTTAAAAAATAATTTTGATAAATTATTAGGAGATCAACATGCTTTGCAAGGCTCTGTTGATAATATTAACGGCGCTTTAGACCAATTACAAAAACAAGTCAATAAAATTGCAGATAACGAAGGAAAACTTTTACAAAAAATCGAAGGACTTGAAGATACTGGTAACGAAGTCGAAAAGATTGCTGAAGATATAGCTAAGAAGATTAAAGATTTAAAAAATGGCCAAGAGGGTATCCAAAAATCAGTCGATCAAACAAATTATCTCACTTCAAAAGATAATAATCCTAATAGTGAAGATAACAAACAAGAGAATCCTCGATTAACTGAAAATGATAAGGCATCCTTAGATAGTAAAAATAATGAAGATAAGCGCTCTTCAAAAGCAAAAGACAATACTATCCAAGGTAAACAAACTGAAACTCCTAATAATGAACTGAAAAGTAATCAATCTAACGATAAAACCCCTAAACAAGAAAAGGTAGATAAAAAATCCACTACTTCTGATGATAAAAAGCAAGACAGTAAAGAAGAATCTAAAGAAGGTAAAGATAAATCCCTTGATCAATCTAACAAGGGTAAGGATAAATCTTTAGACCAATCAGGAAAAGGAAAAGCCTTACCTGAGACTGGTACTAAAAACCCGATTTATCTATTATTTAGCGGTTTAGCTGTAGTCGCAATAGCAGGCGTTTTATGGGCTATGGGTGTATTTAATAAAAAAGATAAGAAGAAAAATGATAAATAA
- a CDS encoding immunoglobulin-like domain-containing protein — protein sequence MKPTQKKRIKIYSALALGLSAVPLVESVTNTAIVAYAAERHPALDRYYQEQASQRPRTMDYFKTNPNDIELTNVSVTGRQSGRNRVNGHGEIVDLKLNFKVSPNAKVGELYFISFGSEGQYLNGHKSEQPLIPLPSGDIYADTPDGKVKIGEASAPWSAVGTDGANDSPNSIPEGGTIVVFNDNIKKYDNVHFSIEKSGESTFVTSVDQKRVVLPYQVRINGVEKGSPVNITRDTDKLWTNSGPSFTYGGLSYEKALLGLSVNPGYKFSRQGQTYHFQVDLSNDFEFQNNQRVDPPENARHALNFKFDYVEAYKYGDRSFKDVFNIHNVQVSNNRRRLTWDVTIKKDISSDMNKRLWTYYFDIPDVKIKSLDRARKDPNRMLLHLNQPIGINVTENGSQIFNGKVDALKYSDDALKGFGTLAKPEEPVFSQKKREEKEPIPFQTYKRFNEKLKGTDYIEVQPGITGERKRTITWEEDSTGNRRNKKTSDWQVTKQKQDRILEYGKDFVPPKNDDVRRQDTPIPYDTIRIEEPSLPKGVEKVVQEGEEGLKRRIEQKFHPSTEWILQWEGIVKEKVDKIIHYGIPHPPNIWGVHQTQISDGERLNLMHGIEAEDMEDGNLSDKVTVEGEVDYTKDGSYPVTYKVTDSDGMTDIVVSNVIVKRFPAEEMIKELQNKFNDLQNNVNKLPDEIRAKVNDRLKPQLDGINDSIKALEKTDPIQRQQADDLIKRIGEVEGNINTLKAEDQRLANELGDVEKSFEGLQGKVNDLGDQITNHYDRLQSLEARLRRAEEHTNKTMSRVDNLYERLDGFERDLKGVDDRYQGVFSQLKEQINTNRKTLDEYHETLKSIGNDIAQNTNNLDKVKKTLDDMNFNLEGLQKTADQQDQQIKELKGRVSQLAKGIQEETEKLTRLEEQSKGLGNVFDQLGDQVNKDNEELKAAILKNQEKISQLKDQLQNIADKTLSNEKDLAASEKELSDLNEKASQLDQEITKQSNQLNDLSVHVDKSEESFSSIKDQLNQKRGQADQLENYIKSLDPKFDSKKEEFLNQINKAKEKLDEVDKMVSEGEKAADQQDKALELDKARLDKANELLQSSQQILDNQEKQLEVLEATFSESGQAINKVTDRIDQLNGKKEEIAKILDEVENDLNDKELSNVAHKTTEGIEALKEESDQLKELSNQGATQSKQLHKVIDNIDKIVNNMTNNLSDYAENHGNMENRTEAAGEKIEKAKTTLIQLQEKLKAIGTDNQDAKDSIDRLEETETQIEQENAEPGLIEKVIDTITKPFKKTKQENNENAESMSIANKDINSNNQENKASLDNNNEKNSQSNEEKDKLQYDTDQNQSKSEDLASNNKDKTDNSSSKNQPQKGKELPEAGISSLGSLIGVAGATLSSLAGIFLYRNGKK from the coding sequence ATGAAACCAACACAAAAGAAACGTATAAAAATTTATAGTGCGTTAGCGTTAGGGTTATCTGCTGTACCACTTGTAGAAAGTGTCACAAATACTGCTATTGTAGCCTATGCTGCTGAAAGGCATCCAGCGCTTGATAGATATTACCAAGAACAAGCTAGTCAACGTCCAAGAACAATGGATTATTTTAAAACAAACCCCAATGATATTGAGTTAACAAATGTTAGTGTTACTGGACGTCAAAGTGGTCGAAATCGTGTCAATGGGCATGGAGAAATTGTTGATTTAAAATTAAACTTTAAAGTATCTCCTAATGCCAAGGTAGGGGAACTTTATTTCATTTCATTTGGTTCTGAAGGTCAATATCTGAACGGTCATAAAAGTGAACAACCTCTCATTCCTTTACCTTCAGGAGATATTTATGCAGATACGCCTGATGGAAAAGTGAAAATTGGGGAAGCTAGTGCCCCATGGTCTGCGGTTGGAACGGATGGCGCTAATGATAGCCCTAATAGTATTCCAGAAGGCGGAACGATTGTTGTATTTAATGATAATATTAAAAAATATGACAACGTTCACTTTTCTATTGAAAAGAGCGGAGAAAGTACTTTTGTCACTAGTGTCGATCAAAAACGTGTCGTTTTACCTTATCAAGTAAGGATTAATGGAGTCGAAAAAGGCTCACCAGTAAATATTACACGAGATACAGATAAATTATGGACAAATTCAGGGCCGTCGTTTACATATGGAGGTCTTTCCTATGAAAAAGCTTTACTTGGATTGTCAGTTAACCCTGGGTATAAATTTAGCCGCCAAGGACAAACTTATCATTTTCAAGTAGACTTATCTAATGATTTTGAATTCCAAAATAATCAAAGAGTAGATCCGCCAGAAAATGCTAGACATGCCTTAAATTTCAAATTTGATTATGTCGAAGCTTATAAATATGGAGATCGCTCATTCAAAGATGTCTTTAATATTCATAATGTACAAGTTTCCAATAATAGAAGACGATTAACATGGGATGTCACCATCAAAAAAGATATTTCAAGTGATATGAACAAACGTTTATGGACATATTACTTTGATATTCCTGATGTGAAAATCAAATCTTTAGATCGAGCTAGAAAAGATCCTAATAGAATGTTACTTCACCTTAATCAACCGATTGGTATTAATGTAACAGAGAATGGATCTCAGATATTTAATGGAAAAGTCGATGCTTTAAAATATTCGGATGATGCCTTAAAAGGATTTGGTACACTAGCAAAACCAGAAGAACCTGTCTTTTCACAAAAAAAACGAGAAGAAAAAGAACCGATTCCGTTTCAGACTTATAAACGATTTAATGAGAAGTTAAAAGGTACAGACTATATCGAAGTTCAACCTGGTATTACAGGGGAACGTAAACGCACCATTACTTGGGAAGAAGACTCTACAGGTAATCGTAGAAATAAAAAAACTAGCGATTGGCAAGTCACAAAACAAAAGCAAGATAGGATTCTAGAATATGGAAAGGATTTCGTTCCTCCTAAAAATGATGATGTAAGACGACAAGACACACCAATTCCATATGATACGATTCGTATTGAAGAACCTTCCTTACCTAAAGGAGTCGAAAAAGTCGTTCAAGAAGGAGAAGAAGGACTTAAACGTAGAATTGAACAAAAATTCCATCCAAGTACCGAATGGATTCTTCAATGGGAAGGAATTGTTAAGGAAAAAGTCGACAAGATCATCCATTATGGAATTCCTCATCCACCTAATATTTGGGGTGTTCACCAAACTCAAATTAGTGACGGTGAACGGTTAAACCTCATGCATGGGATTGAAGCTGAAGATATGGAAGATGGCAATTTGAGTGATAAAGTAACTGTTGAAGGTGAAGTGGATTATACCAAAGACGGGTCTTATCCTGTCACTTATAAAGTGACGGATTCCGATGGAATGACAGATATTGTTGTTTCGAATGTGATTGTTAAACGTTTTCCAGCGGAAGAAATGATTAAAGAGTTACAAAATAAATTTAATGACTTACAAAATAATGTCAACAAGTTACCTGATGAAATTCGAGCTAAAGTCAACGATCGTTTGAAGCCACAATTAGATGGAATTAATGATTCTATTAAAGCCTTAGAAAAAACTGATCCTATTCAACGTCAACAAGCTGATGACCTTATCAAACGTATTGGGGAAGTAGAAGGCAATATTAATACCTTAAAAGCTGAAGACCAACGATTAGCTAATGAGTTAGGTGATGTTGAAAAGAGTTTTGAAGGACTTCAAGGCAAAGTCAATGATCTCGGAGATCAAATTACTAATCATTATGATCGTTTACAATCGCTAGAAGCGCGTTTAAGACGTGCAGAAGAACATACCAATAAGACGATGAGTCGAGTAGATAACTTGTATGAACGCTTAGATGGTTTTGAAAGAGATCTCAAAGGGGTCGATGATCGCTATCAAGGAGTTTTCAGCCAGCTTAAAGAGCAGATTAATACTAATCGAAAGACCTTAGACGAGTATCACGAAACTTTAAAATCTATAGGTAATGACATTGCTCAAAATACCAATAATTTAGATAAAGTCAAGAAAACACTTGATGACATGAATTTTAATTTAGAAGGCCTTCAAAAAACAGCTGATCAACAAGACCAACAAATTAAGGAATTAAAAGGTCGTGTTTCTCAATTAGCTAAGGGGATTCAAGAAGAAACTGAAAAATTAACTCGTCTCGAAGAGCAATCCAAAGGGTTAGGAAACGTTTTCGATCAGTTGGGAGACCAAGTAAATAAAGACAATGAAGAATTGAAAGCGGCGATTCTTAAGAATCAAGAGAAGATTTCTCAATTAAAAGATCAACTTCAAAACATTGCAGATAAAACTTTATCTAATGAAAAAGATTTAGCAGCTAGTGAAAAAGAGCTGAGTGATCTTAATGAAAAAGCTTCTCAGTTAGATCAAGAGATTACCAAACAAAGTAATCAATTGAATGACTTATCTGTTCATGTTGATAAGAGTGAAGAGAGCTTTTCATCTATTAAAGATCAGTTAAATCAAAAACGTGGCCAAGCTGACCAATTAGAAAATTATATTAAATCTCTTGACCCTAAATTTGACAGCAAAAAAGAAGAATTCTTAAATCAAATCAATAAGGCGAAAGAAAAACTCGATGAAGTTGATAAAATGGTTAGTGAAGGTGAAAAAGCAGCTGATCAACAAGATAAAGCACTTGAATTAGATAAAGCTCGATTAGATAAAGCGAATGAGCTCTTACAGTCTAGTCAACAAATTTTAGACAACCAAGAAAAACAATTAGAAGTTTTAGAGGCAACTTTTAGCGAATCTGGTCAAGCAATTAACAAAGTGACCGATCGAATTGATCAACTCAATGGTAAAAAAGAAGAAATTGCAAAAATTCTTGATGAAGTAGAAAACGATTTAAATGATAAAGAATTATCTAATGTAGCTCATAAAACTACAGAAGGCATTGAAGCTCTAAAAGAAGAAAGTGATCAATTAAAAGAACTTTCTAATCAAGGCGCTACTCAATCCAAACAACTGCACAAAGTTATTGATAATATTGATAAAATCGTCAATAATATGACTAATAATCTTTCCGACTATGCGGAAAACCATGGCAACATGGAAAATAGAACGGAAGCCGCAGGTGAAAAGATAGAAAAGGCCAAGACGACATTAATTCAATTGCAAGAAAAATTGAAAGCTATTGGTACTGATAATCAAGATGCTAAAGACTCAATCGATCGATTAGAAGAAACTGAAACTCAAATTGAACAAGAAAACGCAGAACCTGGTTTGATTGAGAAGGTAATTGATACCATTACAAAACCGTTCAAGAAGACTAAGCAGGAAAATAATGAAAACGCTGAATCAATGTCTATTGCTAACAAAGATATTAATTCTAACAATCAAGAAAATAAAGCTTCTTTAGACAATAATAATGAAAAAAATAGTCAATCTAATGAAGAAAAAGATAAACTTCAATACGATACAGATCAAAATCAATCTAAATCAGAAGATTTAGCTTCAAATAATAAAGATAAGACCGATAATTCCTCATCTAAAAATCAACCTCAAAAGGGCAAAGAATTGCCTGAAGCAGGGATTAGTAGTCTAGGATCTCTTATTGGGGTTGCTGGTGCTACTTTAAGTTCATTAGCAGGTATTTTCTTATATAGAAATGGAAAGAAATAA
- a CDS encoding AAA family ATPase has protein sequence MSIIKLGGLGFGRSRSMEDAIKKSRIGDIIEIKKNLSANEKQEPLLLNHDLTIDGNNNTISVYHDKPLLVADSELSLTIKNLKIFLQKKSNFLLLGENFKGNVSFDNVEVEFSTKSDSRDFFSPIHANTSNYSLTLNHVKTDFLKIIAESMSIQNSQIGSLTRAESLLYTNRLNIKNTSLNHMTIKSMFSDTNALLTGENLKSQGKLAFEEIDGNISYLQFIPYLNQKGEAFSSEKEYLKSFTNDIYRLDQLVYLIINQTGKGQFGKPFEISNLSFPSEQCSYFKTCPSIISESELLLTDSTLEFNPLKGVLVNSTVRFENVADLNDWTVKENVKLSNLNSQSILFNDESKESNKTAVEEIKEYIGLENVKSQLDDLISSSKMNALRLQRGLPTTSGFSMHMIFGGHAGTGKTSIAKLFGKALYESGVLPTNRFAFASEPDLVAGYVGQTAQKTKDIVMSAKGGVLFIDEAYSLTPEEGQNSFKQEAIDQIVALADELREDTVIILAGYTDPMKKFLQANEGLASRFKNWIEFPDYSLEELIQILDINLKQQGIIISEHDQEVLLESFLNVYNCLTNNGQTYLKGNGRTIRNYVQDLIQTRDVRINSQFSNMELTNDDLQQINSEDIRKVEEKYMHN, from the coding sequence ATGAGTATTATAAAATTGGGGGGCTTAGGATTTGGTCGAAGTCGATCAATGGAAGATGCCATTAAAAAAAGCCGTATTGGAGATATTATTGAAATAAAAAAGAACCTTAGTGCAAATGAAAAACAAGAACCACTCTTACTCAATCATGATTTAACGATTGACGGTAATAATAATACAATCAGCGTTTATCATGATAAACCTTTATTGGTTGCTGATAGTGAGTTATCTTTAACAATTAAAAATTTGAAGATATTTTTGCAAAAGAAATCTAACTTTTTATTATTAGGGGAAAACTTCAAAGGAAACGTTTCATTCGATAATGTTGAAGTAGAATTTTCCACTAAGAGTGATTCACGGGATTTCTTTTCGCCAATTCATGCAAATACATCTAATTATTCTTTAACTTTAAATCATGTAAAAACTGATTTTCTAAAAATTATTGCTGAATCAATGTCGATTCAAAATTCTCAAATTGGAAGTTTAACAAGAGCCGAAAGCTTGTTATATACAAATAGGTTAAATATTAAAAATACTTCTTTAAATCATATGACAATAAAAAGTATGTTTAGCGATACGAACGCATTACTAACGGGAGAAAATTTAAAATCACAAGGAAAATTAGCTTTTGAAGAAATCGATGGCAACATTTCCTATTTACAATTTATTCCTTACCTCAATCAAAAAGGTGAAGCTTTTTCATCAGAGAAGGAATACTTAAAAAGCTTTACTAATGATATTTATCGATTAGATCAATTAGTGTATTTAATTATTAATCAAACTGGTAAAGGTCAATTTGGAAAACCTTTTGAGATCAGCAATTTATCTTTCCCTAGTGAACAATGTTCATATTTTAAAACTTGTCCTTCAATAATTAGTGAATCTGAATTGTTATTAACAGATTCAACATTAGAATTTAATCCTTTAAAAGGCGTTCTGGTTAATTCAACAGTACGCTTTGAAAATGTCGCGGATCTTAACGATTGGACAGTTAAGGAAAATGTAAAATTGTCTAATTTAAATAGTCAAAGTATTTTGTTTAATGATGAATCAAAAGAATCTAATAAAACAGCCGTAGAAGAGATTAAAGAATATATCGGATTAGAAAATGTTAAAAGTCAATTAGATGACCTCATTTCGTCTTCTAAGATGAATGCTTTACGTCTTCAAAGAGGGTTACCAACTACTAGTGGTTTTTCCATGCACATGATATTTGGTGGACACGCTGGTACAGGAAAAACGTCAATAGCTAAGTTATTTGGGAAGGCTTTATATGAAAGTGGTGTTTTACCCACTAATCGATTTGCCTTTGCGAGTGAACCAGATTTAGTTGCTGGTTATGTTGGCCAAACCGCTCAAAAGACTAAAGATATTGTTATGTCCGCTAAGGGTGGTGTGCTTTTTATTGATGAAGCTTATTCATTAACTCCTGAAGAAGGTCAAAATAGTTTTAAACAAGAAGCTATCGATCAAATTGTTGCGTTGGCTGATGAATTGAGAGAAGATACAGTAATTATCCTAGCTGGTTATACTGATCCTATGAAAAAGTTTTTGCAAGCTAATGAAGGTCTTGCTTCACGTTTTAAAAATTGGATTGAATTTCCCGATTATTCATTAGAAGAACTTATTCAGATCTTAGATATCAATTTAAAACAGCAAGGTATTATCATTAGTGAACATGATCAAGAAGTATTATTAGAATCTTTTTTAAATGTCTATAACTGTTTAACAAACAATGGTCAAACCTATTTAAAAGGAAATGGGCGTACTATTAGAAACTATGTACAAGATCTTATTCAAACCCGTGACGTTCGAATTAATAGTCAATTCTCAAATATGGAATTAACTAATGATGATTTACAACAAATTAATTCAGAGGATATTAGAAAAGTGGAAGAAAAGTATATGCATAATTAA
- a CDS encoding ABC transporter substrate-binding protein encodes MSSYKKVFGLLLTASLALGACGQANQKGANSEAASSAQTSQTSTQNPESGYPFTVQNELKGQTYEQTFEQSPEQAVSLSGFTTEMLLALGLEDKMVGYAYQDNEVLPEYKEALSKVKELSDQNPSKEVLIASQPDFVTGWTSSFSDKNFPPQFLNDNQMKFYVPLSEAPNATMDTVYQDFQNFGRIFAVEDRANEVIGKMKAGIQPVVDKVKDKKPVTTFVYDSGEDAPLTASATLGTELIRLAGGENVFAGGDKGYATVSWEDAVNKNPDTIIVIDYEQSTPIEEKLDYLKNQSPLKDSEAVKNDRITVIGLSDLMPGVRNVKAIQDLAQFFHPEAFANE; translated from the coding sequence ATGTCATCCTATAAGAAAGTATTTGGACTATTATTAACCGCTAGCTTGGCCTTAGGGGCATGCGGACAAGCCAATCAAAAGGGCGCCAATTCTGAGGCTGCTTCAAGCGCTCAAACCAGCCAAACAAGCACTCAAAACCCTGAAAGTGGGTATCCATTTACCGTCCAAAATGAATTAAAGGGACAAACTTATGAGCAAACTTTCGAACAATCACCAGAACAGGCCGTTTCGCTTAGTGGCTTCACGACTGAAATGTTACTAGCTCTTGGTTTAGAAGACAAAATGGTCGGCTACGCTTACCAAGATAATGAAGTGCTCCCTGAATACAAAGAGGCCCTAAGCAAAGTCAAAGAGCTATCGGACCAAAATCCCTCCAAAGAAGTGCTTATCGCTAGCCAACCAGACTTTGTGACGGGCTGGACTTCTTCATTTTCTGATAAAAATTTCCCACCTCAATTCCTGAATGACAATCAAATGAAGTTCTATGTCCCACTATCTGAAGCCCCTAATGCCACCATGGATACCGTCTACCAAGACTTCCAAAACTTTGGTCGAATCTTTGCCGTTGAAGACCGGGCTAATGAAGTCATTGGGAAGATGAAAGCTGGCATCCAACCCGTTGTTGATAAAGTAAAAGATAAAAAACCGGTAACTACCTTTGTCTATGACAGTGGTGAAGATGCTCCTCTAACTGCGAGCGCTACCTTAGGAACTGAACTGATTCGCTTAGCTGGCGGGGAAAATGTCTTTGCGGGTGGCGACAAGGGCTATGCGACTGTTTCATGGGAAGACGCGGTTAACAAGAATCCCGATACCATTATCGTGATCGATTACGAACAAAGCACCCCAATTGAAGAAAAACTCGATTACCTCAAAAATCAATCACCCCTTAAAGATTCTGAAGCGGTAAAGAATGACCGGATTACTGTCATCGGCTTGTCTGATTTAATGCCTGGGGTGCGGAATGTCAAAGCGATCCAAGACCTCGCACAATTCTTCCACCCAGAGGCCTTCGCTAATGAGTAA
- a CDS encoding FecCD family ABC transporter permease, with protein sequence MSKQPNRPWILVLAAVLVLILGITMTISIYVGSVDLVASDVGKIIINRLSQAEIFPVTWQASAETIVWDLRLPKTLVAALTGMGLSLAGALMQTLTHNPMADPYLLGISSGASTGAVLSILVGTVPVIGYLPLEVGAFLGALLATGLVFLISGKQGKLSTIHLILTGVALSALFSALTSIIIFLTPDVRAISSALFWMSGSFSGISWKDVAPVAIAVLLSSLILFLIHQPLDLLLLGDDRARMNGINVFALKSLIFVITSLLTAILVAKSGVIGFVGLVIPHITRLLVGPTHRRLLLVAPLAGAILMVVADTVSRVVFSPEELPVGIVTALVGAPFFIFLMQRSKDKLA encoded by the coding sequence ATGAGTAAACAGCCTAATCGCCCTTGGATACTTGTCCTAGCAGCCGTCTTAGTACTAATTTTAGGCATAACGATGACTATTTCTATCTATGTCGGTAGTGTCGACCTCGTAGCAAGTGACGTTGGCAAGATTATTATTAACCGGCTAAGCCAAGCCGAAATTTTTCCGGTCACCTGGCAAGCTTCAGCCGAAACTATTGTCTGGGACTTGCGTTTACCAAAGACCCTGGTTGCTGCACTGACGGGGATGGGGTTAAGTTTAGCGGGAGCACTGATGCAAACCTTAACCCATAACCCGATGGCGGATCCTTATCTTTTAGGGATTTCCTCAGGAGCTTCAACAGGAGCCGTCTTATCGATTTTAGTTGGCACTGTACCAGTGATCGGTTATCTGCCCTTAGAAGTCGGGGCTTTCCTGGGGGCTTTACTTGCCACTGGCCTGGTCTTTTTGATTTCCGGTAAGCAGGGGAAGCTTTCCACCATTCACCTGATTTTAACTGGGGTGGCTTTATCTGCCCTCTTTTCGGCACTAACCAGCATTATCATCTTTTTAACGCCTGATGTCCGTGCTATTTCTAGTGCCCTCTTCTGGATGAGTGGGAGTTTTTCAGGCATCAGCTGGAAGGACGTTGCTCCGGTAGCGATCGCTGTATTGCTTTCCAGCCTTATCCTATTTTTAATCCATCAGCCCCTCGACCTGCTCTTGTTGGGTGATGATCGGGCTCGGATGAATGGGATCAATGTTTTTGCTCTTAAATCGCTGATTTTTGTGATAACTTCCCTATTAACAGCGATCTTAGTGGCCAAAAGTGGGGTGATCGGCTTTGTGGGCCTGGTGATTCCTCACATTACCCGCTTGCTGGTAGGTCCTACACACCGCCGTTTATTACTGGTTGCACCTCTAGCGGGAGCAATCTTAATGGTGGTCGCCGATACTGTTTCTCGGGTAGTCTTCTCCCCAGAAGAATTACCGGTTGGTATCGTGACCGCCCTAGTCGGCGCTCCTTTCTTCATCTTTTTAATGCAGCGCAGTAAAGATAAATTGGCATAG